The proteins below are encoded in one region of Salvelinus fontinalis isolate EN_2023a chromosome 10, ASM2944872v1, whole genome shotgun sequence:
- the LOC129863144 gene encoding transcription factor HES-7.1-like: protein MKPLEEKENGKINRMLLKPQVERRRRERLNHSLESLRTLLLQGPLHKGVTQRRVEKAEILEHTVLFLQNTGDGDRKKGEDGEKQHPFQDGFSGCLQRAAHFLGQEGEGLQLEAALNSPFSARLNSYACMNTEVPAKAHSSNSLPSTTCHQSSHLMKIQESHYRQQLCEVYRRHLSHAHRASLRHGDPKPPQLPHRHAAKEAQSQNLLAIQSVWRPWP, encoded by the exons ATGAAACCACTTGAAGAAAAAGAGAACGGGAAAATTAACAGAATG CTCCTCAAGCCTCAGGTGGAGAGACGtcggagagagagattgaaccaCAGTCTGGAGAGCCTGAGAACCCTGCTGCTGCAGGGACCACTACATAAA GGTGTGACTCAGCGTAGAGTGGAGAAAGCTGAGATCCTGGAACACACTGTTCTCTTTCTCCAGAACACTGGAGATGGGGACAGGAAGAAAGGTGAAGATGGAGAAAAGCAACATCCCTTCCAGGATGGCTTCTCAGGCTGCCTGCAGAGAGCTGCACACTTCCTGGGGCAGGAAGGGGAGGGCCTGCAGCTGGAGGCAGCACTGAACTCTCCTTTCTCTGCTCGTCTGAACAGCTATGCCTGTATGAACACCGAAGTTCCGGCTAAAGCCCACTCTTCCAACTCTCTGCCCAGCACAACGTGCCACCAGTCCTCACACCTGATGAAGATACAGGAGTCCCACTACAGACAACAGCTTTGTGAAGTCTACAGGAGACATCTGTCTCATGCTCACAGAGCTTCACTCCGACATGGAGATCCCAAACCTCCCCAGCTGCCCCACAGACACGCTGCCAAAGAAGCCCAATCTCAGAACCTCCTGGCCATCCAGTCTGTGTGGCGGCCTTGGCCCTGA
- the LOC129863145 gene encoding transcription factor HES-7.1-like, with translation MKPLGGTENRKTDRKLLKPQVERCRRERLNHSLESLRTLLLQGPLHQGVTQRRVEKAEILEHTVLFLQNTGDGDRKKGEDGEKQHPFQDGFSGCLQRAAHFLGQEGEGLQLEAALNSPFSARLNSYACMNTEVPAKAHSSNSLPSTTCHQSSHLMKIQESHYRQQLCEVYRRHLSHAHRAPLRHGDPKPPQLPHRHAAKEAQSQNLLASQSVWRPWP, from the exons ATGAAACCACTTGGGGGAACAGAGAACAGGAAAACTGACAGAAAG CTCCTCAAGCCTCAGGTGGAGAGATGtcggagagagagattgaaccaCAGTCTGGAGAGTCTGAGAACCCTGCTGCTGCAGGGACCACTACATCAA GGTGTGACTCAGCGTAGAGTGGAGAAAGCTGAGATCCTGGAACACACTGTTCTCTTTCTCCAGAACACTGGAGATGGGGACAGGAAGAAAGGTGAAGATGGAGAAAAGCAACATCCCTTCCAGGATGGCTTCTCAGGCTGCCTGCAGAGAGCTGCACACTTCCTGGGGCAGGAAGGGGAGGGCCTGCAGCTGGAGGCAGCACTGAACTCTCCTTTCTCTGCTCGTTTGAACAGCTATGCCTGTATGAACACCGAAGTTCCGGCTAAAGCCCACTCTTCCAACTCTCTGCCCAGCACAACGTGCCACCAGTCCTCACACCTGATGAAGATACAGGAGTCCCACTACAGACAACAGCTTTGTGAAGTCTACAGGAGACATCTGTCTCATGCTCACAGAGCTCCACTCCGACATGGAGATCCCAAACCTCCCCAGCTGCCCCACAGACACGCTGCCAAAGAAGCCCAATCTCAGAACCTCCTGGCCAGCCAGTCTGTGTGGCGGCCTTGGCCCTGA